One stretch of Girardinichthys multiradiatus isolate DD_20200921_A chromosome 2, DD_fGirMul_XY1, whole genome shotgun sequence DNA includes these proteins:
- the syt1b gene encoding synaptotagmin-1b isoform X2 codes for MVLSFVLCIWKKCLIKKDKEKDKKRGKEQSKGGFDTEMDGGYNEPIKDETDKETELPKHDPREDVKLGQLHFTLDYNFTENTLVVGILQASELPAMDVGGSSDPYVKLYLLPDKKKKFETKVHRKTLEPNFNETFLFKVPYTDLGGKTLMMTVYDFDRFSKHDAIGTIKIPMSSVDFSQSLQEWRDLQKAEKEESERLGDICLSLRFVPTAGKLTVVVLEAKNLKKMDVGGLSDPYVKIHLIQNGKRLKKKKTTIKKNTLNPYYNESFSFEVPTEQIEKVQVAVTVLDYDKIGKNDAIGKLLLGGNSTGTELRHWSDMLANPRRPIAQWHSLKTQDEVKLLISKKK; via the exons ATGGTGCTGTCGTTTGTTCTTTGCATCTGGAAAAAGTGCTTGATAAAAAAGGACaaggaaaaagacaagaaaagggGAAAAGAGCAAAGCAAGGGAGGTTTTGACACTGAAATGGATGGGGGTTACAATGAG CCCATAAAAGATGAAACAGACAAAGAAACAGAGCTTCCAAAACATGACCCCAGGGAGGACGTGAAGCTCGGCCAACTTCACTTCACATTAGACTACAACTTCACGGAAAACACG CTGGTGGTCGGCATTCTGCAGGCTTCAGAGCTTCCTGCAATGGATGTGGGAGGTAGTTCTGACCCTTATGTTAAACTCTACCTGCTCCCAgacaagaagaaaaagtttgaaaccaaAGTCCACAGGAAGACGCTGGAACCAAACTTCAATGAGACCTTTTTATTTAAG GTACCATACACAGACCTGGGCGGAAAGACACTTATGATGACTGTTTACGACTTTGACCGGTTCTCAAAGCATGACGCAATCGGGACCATTAAGATACCAATGAGCAGTGTGGACTTCAGCCAGTCTCTGCAAGAGTGGCGAGATCTGCAGAAGGCTGAGAAGGAGGAG AGTGAGCGGCTTGGAGACATATGTTTGTCCTTGAGGTTTGTACCGACCGCAGGGAAGCTGACGGTGGTTGTCCTGGAGGCCAAGAACCTGAAAAAAATGGATGTGGGTGGATTATCAG ACCCATACGTAAAGATCCACTTAATACAGAATGGAAAAagactgaagaaaaagaaaactactATCAAGAAAAACACTTTGAACCCTTACTACAATGAGTCATTCAGCTTTGAAGTGCCAACCGAACAAATAGAG AAGGTGCAAGTAGCCGTGACTGTGCTGGACTATGATAAGATTGGGAAGAACGATGCCATTGGGAAGTTGCTGCTGGGTGGCAACAGCACTGGGACAGAGCTACGCCACTGGTCAGACATGCTAGCCAACCCACGACGTCCAATAGCCCAGTGGCACAGCCTCAAAACACAGGATGAAGTCAAGTTATTAATTTCCAAGAAGAAATAA